The following is a genomic window from Myxococcales bacterium.
TCATGCTTTGGGGCTTTTTGATGAGTCAGAAGGGTTCAGGCGAGTCATAGTTGAAAAACCCTTTGGTCATGATCTTGATTCAGCCATTGAGCTTAATTCTTCGATATTGGAATTGATTGAAGAAAGTCAGGTTTACCGTATTGATCACTACTTGGGAAAAGAGACAGTACAAAATTTGCTTGCATTTCGTTTTGCCAATGGAATTTTTGAGCCCATATGGAATCATCGCTACATCGATAATGTGCAGATTACGGTGGCAGAAGAAAGTGGAATTGGAACAAGAGGAAATTATTTTGAGCACGCCGGAGCATTGCGAGATATGCTTCCCAATCATTTATTTCAGCTTTTAAGTTTGCTTGCCATGGAACCACCCATTTCTTTTGAATCAAGAGCAGTGCGAGATGAAAAGGCCAAACTTTTACGTTCTATAAAATTTTATAGCCCTCAAGATGTACTTACTAATGTCGTTCGCGCTCAGTATGGTCAAGGAATGATTGGGCATAAATCGGTCAAAGCTTATTGCGAAGAAAAAAACGTCGACAAAAATTCCATAACTGAAACATATGTAGCCCTAAAATTATTGATCGATAATTGGCGTTGGGCCGAGGTTCCATTTTATTTACGTACCGGCAAACGTCTTAAAAAACGCGTCACTGAGATTGCCATTCAATTTAAAAAAGCTCCATCAATCATGTTTCAAAAAACCCGAACAGAAGAACTTTCACCAAATTTGTTAGTAATTCACATTCAGCCTGAGGAAGGTATCTCATTGCGATTTGGGGCTAAGGTGCCCGGTCCGTCTGTCCGTATTGGCGATGTTGATATGCGTTTTCAATATAAAGATTATTTTGGTCTTAAGGCTGGAACCGGTTATGAAACCTTGCTGTATGATTGCATGTTGGGTGATAGCACCTTATATCAACGGGCAGATATGGTAGAAACGGGTTGGAGCGTTGTGCAACCTATTCTCGACGTGTGGAATGCTATTAAGCCAAAATGTTTGCCAACTTATGAGGCAGGGAGCAATGGTCCGGAAGAAGCAGATGTTTTGCTTGAAAAAGACGGACATTCCTGGCGCAATTTGGCGGAATGATATGAATACGATTGAATTTGAAACGCAAGAAAAATTATTTCAGTGGGCGGCTAAAAATTTTTTCAAGCAAGCTAATGAGGCTCTCAAACATAAAAATTATTTTGATGTGGCCTTGTCTGGTGGTTCCACTGCCTTAAAATTTTTTCCCTATTTACTGCAGGGAGAGCATGCAGTTTTAAAAAAAACACGATGGTTTTTTTCAGATGAGCGTGTAGTTGGCTTACAAAGTGAGCACAGTAATGCAGGACAAGCTTGGAAATTTTTAATAAAAAATATTGATATTGATAGCACGAAGCAATTTTTTCCCATGTTTAGTAGTGCCTCTTCGGCAAGCAAAGCAGCAGCTGATTATCAGTTATGTATTGAAGAGCATCTTTTTTCAAAGATCGAAAAAATTCCCGTCTTTGACTTAATTTATCTGGGTATGGGCAATGATGGGCACACAGCATCACTCTTTCCCAAAAGCACATTGCTCGACGATATCTATGAAAACCCTGCATTGATTGCGGCGACAAAGGAGCCAGATATTGAGCATGAGCGTATCACCATGATGCCTCGCCTAATTTTAGCAGCACAAGAAATTTGTGTACTGACAACGGGAAAATCTAAATTAAATCTTATCAATGAAATTAAAAAATCTGATTATCAACCGCAACGTTGGCCTATACAATTGATTTTAAAAGAAAAGCACAAAAATATTTTTGTGCTTACAAGTTTGGAATAGTCCCTTATGAGCTTATAAAACAACTTCTTCATTGTGTTTGGGAATTTTTGTGTCCCATTTAAAAACTTTTTTTATACGATCGGAAAATGCTTTTGATGCTTCAGTTTCACCGTGGGTGATAAATACTTTGGGATTTTTAAGTTTACTTTCGTTGAGCCAATGAATGAGTTCATTGTAGTCACCATGGGCAGAAAGGCTGGTGATTGTTTCTATATTTGCATTTAC
Proteins encoded in this region:
- the zwf gene encoding glucose-6-phosphate dehydrogenase; this encodes MNDKKCYVVTKGKPAPDCVMVIFGAGGELTSRLLLPTLCHLGGEKLLSENFNVVGVAGHDYNDESFREYLLQDIAHKVHNREAEDFAKVLSKKVHYVQGRFENSETFQKLKNRLHSMAKKEHASTNYIFYLATPPSTFLSIIQSLHALGLFDESEGFRRVIVEKPFGHDLDSAIELNSSILELIEESQVYRIDHYLGKETVQNLLAFRFANGIFEPIWNHRYIDNVQITVAEESGIGTRGNYFEHAGALRDMLPNHLFQLLSLLAMEPPISFESRAVRDEKAKLLRSIKFYSPQDVLTNVVRAQYGQGMIGHKSVKAYCEEKNVDKNSITETYVALKLLIDNWRWAEVPFYLRTGKRLKKRVTEIAIQFKKAPSIMFQKTRTEELSPNLLVIHIQPEEGISLRFGAKVPGPSVRIGDVDMRFQYKDYFGLKAGTGYETLLYDCMLGDSTLYQRADMVETGWSVVQPILDVWNAIKPKCLPTYEAGSNGPEEADVLLEKDGHSWRNLAE
- the pgl gene encoding 6-phosphogluconolactonase, yielding MNTIEFETQEKLFQWAAKNFFKQANEALKHKNYFDVALSGGSTALKFFPYLLQGEHAVLKKTRWFFSDERVVGLQSEHSNAGQAWKFLIKNIDIDSTKQFFPMFSSASSASKAAADYQLCIEEHLFSKIEKIPVFDLIYLGMGNDGHTASLFPKSTLLDDIYENPALIAATKEPDIEHERITMMPRLILAAQEICVLTTGKSKLNLINEIKKSDYQPQRWPIQLILKEKHKNIFVLTSLE